In one window of Pseudobdellovibrionaceae bacterium DNA:
- a CDS encoding MFS transporter — translation MKNREYLIYISRFFSGFAGWLVFLAVALMIKEQYGSNHVPLAFVWQAIPPLLLSNWLARKTPEHKMKTVFIWSQVLGIVALFLLAVPIGLIGIYTFIFLNSLIQTVSNPILISMAMKTVDKDRWHKVHIRLSSVQATTLALAPIFGGWFSMAFGFGQLLVLTAFCGLVGIAFIYLAIPQFDEPAPKGKQEHLKWFQQWQPLKIDSWHLRRGFALWTLFLAIGAFLNTVEFPVFETMGLSRSEIGQMLGSWGVGNLLAFFAATRVKNIFPASVASVVFAAALALFLAQISLQAALFAFAVGGFINSYLAGSLRNYISENTPTHSRSLDVWAAVNQRLGLVNLSVYALGGLALPYAGETVMGLPMVAFALIVAGSLFLQRPPDARS, via the coding sequence GTGAAAAACAGAGAATATCTCATTTATATATCCCGATTCTTTAGTGGCTTTGCCGGGTGGTTGGTGTTTTTGGCCGTCGCACTCATGATTAAAGAGCAATACGGGTCAAATCACGTGCCATTGGCTTTTGTCTGGCAAGCCATACCGCCTCTGCTGTTGTCGAATTGGCTTGCCAGAAAGACCCCTGAACACAAAATGAAGACGGTTTTCATTTGGTCCCAGGTGTTGGGCATTGTTGCTCTATTTTTACTAGCTGTACCCATTGGCCTTATTGGAATTTACACTTTTATCTTTCTAAACAGTCTTATTCAAACCGTGAGCAACCCCATACTTATCTCAATGGCCATGAAGACTGTTGATAAAGACAGGTGGCACAAGGTTCACATCAGACTATCCTCTGTGCAGGCCACGACACTGGCGTTGGCTCCTATTTTTGGCGGTTGGTTTTCTATGGCTTTTGGGTTTGGCCAACTTTTGGTTCTCACAGCGTTCTGCGGGCTCGTTGGGATCGCATTTATCTATTTGGCTATCCCTCAATTTGATGAACCGGCTCCAAAGGGTAAACAAGAACACTTAAAGTGGTTCCAACAATGGCAACCCTTAAAAATTGACTCTTGGCATCTGCGCCGTGGATTTGCTCTTTGGACCCTATTTTTAGCCATCGGCGCTTTTTTAAACACGGTGGAGTTTCCTGTTTTTGAAACCATGGGCTTGAGCCGATCTGAGATCGGGCAGATGTTGGGCTCCTGGGGTGTTGGCAATCTATTGGCCTTCTTTGCGGCCACCAGGGTCAAAAATATTTTTCCAGCATCCGTGGCGTCGGTGGTGTTTGCGGCAGCGTTAGCCTTGTTCTTAGCTCAGATTTCCCTTCAAGCGGCTCTCTTTGCCTTTGCAGTCGGAGGATTCATCAACTCGTACCTAGCTGGGAGCCTGCGAAACTACATCAGCGAAAATACACCCACCCACAGCCGAAGCCTTGATGTGTGGGCGGCCGTGAACCAAAGACTGGGTCTTGTAAACCTCTCAGTGTACGCCCTTGGAGGACTAGCACTACCCTACGCCGGCGAAACAGTGATGGGCTTGCCAATGGTGGCTTTTGCACTGATCGTTGCGGGATCATTGTTTTTACAGCGACCCCCAGACGCCCGTTCTTAA
- a CDS encoding barstar family protein, with the protein MKKKYQLEGGKIQSLEDFFSVFGEMVNGTGGYFGKDLDSFDDCLFGGYGLDGTSEIEWKNHKESAKKLGYQELASWCRNRIKSGDYLDLDGLDSLNQTLENAEKRVGPTLFDKIVETINSVDERSKGKHKITLVMS; encoded by the coding sequence ATGAAAAAGAAATATCAATTAGAAGGTGGTAAAATTCAGAGCCTAGAGGACTTTTTTTCGGTTTTCGGTGAGATGGTAAACGGGACTGGTGGGTATTTTGGCAAAGATTTGGATTCATTCGATGACTGTTTGTTTGGTGGATATGGGCTTGACGGTACTAGTGAAATCGAATGGAAAAATCACAAGGAGTCAGCTAAAAAATTAGGCTATCAAGAATTAGCCAGTTGGTGTAGAAACCGCATCAAAAGTGGCGATTACCTTGACCTTGATGGATTGGATTCTCTAAACCAAACCTTAGAAAATGCTGAAAAAAGAGTGGGACCGACATTGTTCGACAAAATAGTCGAGACTATTAATTCTGTGGATGAGCGCTCAAAAGGGAAACACAAGATTACACTTGTAATGTCCTAA
- a CDS encoding barstar family protein has protein sequence MKSITIDCSKVKNENDFHEVFATLDITPNYYGKNLNALWDVLTTDIEGPVMFMFENHKEFELANTSDYEKIISLFKEAQSERPTELSINLS, from the coding sequence ATGAAATCTATCACGATAGACTGCTCTAAAGTTAAAAATGAAAACGATTTCCACGAAGTTTTTGCCACCTTAGATATTACGCCAAATTATTATGGTAAGAATCTGAATGCTTTGTGGGATGTTTTAACTACGGACATAGAAGGTCCAGTGATGTTTATGTTTGAGAACCATAAGGAATTTGAACTAGCAAACACTAGCGATTACGAAAAGATTATTAGTTTATTTAAAGAGGCCCAATCGGAGAGGCCTACTGAGCTTTCAATCAATCTCTCTTAA
- a CDS encoding ATP-binding protein has product MIQRSLKTVVERALQQYPVVTLTGPRQSGKTTLARSMFPNFEYYSLEDPDVRQRAQTDPRAFLDQVKTSVILDEIQRTPDLTSYIQGIVDSPDNHRKFVLTGSRQLLLMEAVSQSLAGRTRVFELLPFSLSEIFNQIKSENLTIHDVLFRGGYPRIWDKSLSPTEWHKEYFRLYVERDIRSIVKIMDLDKFELFMRLSAGRIGQLLNLNSLGNEAGVTQPTAESWLSAMKTTFIAFTLQPHFINFNKRIVKTPKLYFYDTGLLCYLLGIIEAKQLEVHPLRGLIFENFVVAELIKREHHLGREPRYYFWRDQKGHEVDLLRDDSTTLYPIEIKMAQTFQPSFIDHLNHFNSLQKNKVTPLGSVYCCVDKSFDYQGYKIQNWTDLAL; this is encoded by the coding sequence ATGATTCAAAGAAGTTTGAAAACTGTCGTTGAGCGAGCCCTGCAACAATACCCCGTGGTTACCCTCACGGGGCCACGTCAATCCGGCAAAACAACTTTGGCGCGGTCCATGTTTCCAAATTTCGAGTACTATTCCCTTGAAGATCCGGATGTTCGTCAGCGGGCGCAAACAGATCCTAGGGCATTCCTCGATCAAGTCAAAACGTCAGTGATTCTCGACGAAATTCAAAGAACTCCAGATTTGACTTCTTATATCCAGGGCATTGTTGACTCGCCTGACAATCACCGAAAATTTGTCCTCACAGGCTCCCGCCAACTGCTGCTTATGGAGGCCGTGAGTCAATCTCTTGCTGGACGCACTAGGGTGTTTGAGTTGCTGCCGTTCTCCCTCAGTGAGATTTTCAATCAGATCAAAAGCGAAAACCTTACCATTCATGATGTTCTCTTCAGAGGAGGCTACCCAAGGATTTGGGACAAGTCGCTATCACCCACGGAGTGGCACAAAGAGTATTTTCGTCTTTATGTGGAGCGAGATATTCGGTCGATCGTCAAAATAATGGATCTCGACAAGTTTGAGTTGTTCATGCGTCTTTCAGCCGGGCGGATTGGACAACTCTTAAATTTGAATTCATTGGGAAATGAAGCTGGTGTAACTCAACCCACTGCAGAGTCTTGGTTGTCTGCAATGAAAACAACTTTTATTGCATTCACCCTTCAGCCTCATTTTATAAATTTCAACAAAAGAATAGTTAAAACCCCTAAACTATATTTTTATGACACGGGTTTGCTTTGCTACCTTCTAGGAATCATTGAGGCCAAGCAGTTAGAGGTTCACCCATTGCGAGGGTTAATTTTCGAAAACTTCGTTGTTGCTGAGCTGATAAAGAGGGAACACCACTTAGGCAGAGAGCCAAGGTATTATTTTTGGCGGGATCAAAAGGGTCATGAGGTCGATCTCCTGCGAGACGACAGTACTACTCTTTACCCCATAGAAATAAAAATGGCCCAAACTTTTCAGCCAAGCTTTATCGATCATCTCAATCATTTTAACTCTCTCCAGAAAAACAAAGTAACACCTTTAGGCAGCGTGTATTGTTGTGTGGATAAGAGTTTTGACTACCAAGGCTACAAGATCCAGAATTGGACAGATTTGGCCCTTTAG
- a CDS encoding HAMP domain-containing histidine kinase → MKLSVWAKKRIHRPLTFLSTLIVITSIALLVDAIYAKRVDQIEQTSRLAAILQRAVISKDRQLIDSVMSIAHSTLGASGAAICSGGNILVSSGLTDGLCNNSDQFHWPQVVTRPIGGLESFDLALNIPFLAAETFAKVAVLATIFLASGLYVTRRISRLMIIELVEPISHGLLNNGDVKIDELRELVIKRNEFERMERENALGRLAVQVAHDIRSPLSVLQIVSSKAQGLPEDHIKLVRLSISRINEIAESLLETRRNLKKSNILAKSNVNTTIVDLGKTIDEVVQEKQIECGHLKGVEICFRKSNKSYGLIAKADKGHLKTMLSNLINNSLDAISPSCGKIEVTLESQTNRAIIVVSDNGKGIPEKVLSKLLTNEISYGKKAGNGIGLSTLKNNLDSWGGSVSINSTEGMGTTVTIELVLTDHNPEIANEIHCG, encoded by the coding sequence ATGAAGCTAAGTGTGTGGGCTAAGAAGCGCATACATCGACCGCTGACATTCTTAAGTACACTTATAGTTATTACGTCGATAGCACTGCTTGTAGATGCTATTTATGCTAAGAGAGTTGATCAGATCGAGCAGACAAGCAGATTGGCGGCTATTCTACAGCGGGCGGTGATATCGAAAGATCGACAATTGATTGATTCAGTCATGTCCATTGCTCACAGTACACTGGGTGCCTCGGGAGCCGCTATATGTAGCGGTGGCAATATTCTCGTTAGCTCAGGGTTGACGGATGGTCTTTGTAACAATAGCGATCAATTTCATTGGCCACAAGTTGTAACACGTCCTATAGGTGGGTTAGAGAGCTTTGATCTGGCCTTAAACATACCTTTTTTGGCGGCCGAGACTTTTGCAAAGGTCGCTGTATTAGCGACAATATTCCTCGCATCGGGTTTGTATGTAACTCGTCGAATTAGCCGGCTAATGATTATCGAGTTGGTAGAGCCGATCAGTCATGGCCTGCTAAACAATGGTGATGTAAAAATTGATGAATTGCGCGAGCTAGTGATAAAAAGAAATGAGTTTGAGCGTATGGAGCGTGAGAATGCGCTGGGCAGGCTGGCCGTTCAGGTCGCCCACGACATTCGGTCACCCCTATCAGTACTGCAAATAGTTTCGAGTAAAGCCCAGGGATTGCCTGAAGATCATATTAAATTAGTTAGATTATCAATTTCTCGAATCAATGAGATTGCTGAAAGTCTTCTTGAAACGCGGAGAAACCTTAAAAAATCAAACATTCTGGCGAAGTCGAACGTTAACACAACGATTGTAGATCTGGGCAAAACAATCGATGAAGTAGTACAAGAAAAGCAGATAGAGTGTGGCCATCTCAAAGGGGTAGAAATTTGCTTTAGAAAATCCAATAAATCGTACGGATTGATAGCCAAAGCCGACAAAGGGCATCTGAAAACTATGCTGTCTAATCTGATTAATAATTCTTTAGATGCGATTAGCCCGTCGTGTGGAAAAATCGAAGTAACTCTTGAAAGTCAAACGAATAGGGCAATTATTGTGGTTTCCGATAACGGCAAAGGAATACCAGAAAAAGTACTATCGAAATTGCTTACAAATGAAATTTCTTATGGCAAGAAGGCAGGAAATGGTATCGGATTGTCGACCCTGAAAAATAATTTGGATTCATGGGGTGGAAGTGTTTCAATTAATTCCACTGAAGGCATGGGTACAACGGTAACAATAGAACTTGTTCTAACCGACCACAATCCTGAAATAGCCAACGAAATACATTGCGGTTAG
- a CDS encoding radical SAM protein: MSDYISKKIIDWISIGHTLPLQIDLTNACNLSCSHCYHSHHKNVGALGAVEWCQIIDDYVGLIDEIGYAPELIIGGGEPFASTNFELVLSYASSLRKDWRLIILTNGTLVERANLELLKKFSTIRFQVSLDGPDATRHDSIRGRGSFEKAMRGISILRQNKIEVHTLTVLSKRTSKWIGEFFALGRTLNLKSVEFARLVEVGQAKESKINQIDQALDSKELRQAYKDILNSSYKYRVPTETRKPLFALIDPRLGASGRFWESIVVDYQGYVLMSSRSRLRLGHALKDGIRDTFLNHPTLKNLRNNKIEGCDNCIFLKRCGGDRNAAFAYNGDPLGKDPGCWML; this comes from the coding sequence ATGAGCGACTATATTTCGAAAAAGATAATAGATTGGATCAGTATTGGACATACTTTGCCTTTGCAGATTGACCTGACTAATGCTTGTAATTTGAGCTGCAGTCATTGTTACCACTCTCACCACAAGAACGTGGGGGCATTAGGGGCCGTAGAATGGTGTCAAATTATTGATGACTATGTAGGGTTAATTGATGAAATAGGCTATGCACCAGAATTAATAATCGGTGGCGGCGAACCTTTTGCGAGCACAAATTTTGAGCTCGTACTGAGTTATGCCAGCTCGTTGCGAAAAGACTGGCGTTTAATAATTTTAACTAATGGCACTCTTGTAGAGAGGGCGAACCTTGAATTATTGAAGAAATTTTCAACTATTCGTTTTCAGGTTAGTTTAGATGGACCAGACGCTACTCGACATGACTCGATTAGGGGGCGGGGTTCATTTGAAAAGGCAATGAGGGGCATTAGTATTTTGCGTCAAAATAAGATTGAGGTACACACCCTAACGGTTTTATCTAAGCGCACGAGCAAATGGATTGGCGAATTCTTTGCGCTGGGCCGAACCTTAAACCTGAAATCAGTAGAATTCGCACGGCTTGTCGAGGTAGGTCAGGCAAAAGAGTCAAAAATTAATCAAATTGATCAGGCACTGGATTCGAAAGAATTGCGACAGGCTTACAAAGATATTTTAAACTCCTCCTATAAATATCGGGTGCCGACGGAAACCCGCAAACCCTTGTTTGCACTTATTGATCCGCGGCTAGGGGCGAGTGGCAGGTTTTGGGAATCTATTGTTGTTGACTACCAGGGCTATGTATTGATGTCGAGTCGATCAAGACTGCGGCTTGGACATGCCTTAAAAGATGGAATTCGCGATACATTTTTAAACCATCCCACATTAAAAAATCTTAGAAATAACAAGATTGAGGGTTGTGATAATTGTATTTTTTTGAAGAGGTGTGGCGGTGATCGAAACGCCGCGTTCGCATATAATGGAGATCCACTTGGAAAAGATCCTGGGTGTTGGATGTTGTAG